A segment of the Salvelinus namaycush isolate Seneca chromosome 3, SaNama_1.0, whole genome shotgun sequence genome:
ATTGAATGGattgaaaatatgtatttcaaAAAGACATGAAGGAAGTGCAACTCTACTCAACTAAAGATTCAGTTGTTCAAACAAACATGCAGAAGCCACAAACAAAACATCACACAATAGACAGCACTAAGCATTAAAACCACTAATGCTGGTTATAATCTCTAAAGGCACGGGGTAGTTAACTTCCCCTAGCTACAGGGCAGTGAGGGTACTATCTCACGTTTCAGGGCAGAGTTACAGTAGGGATTTCATGAGTCTTGTATCATCAGCAGAAACACTCTTCCCTCCCACAGAGAGATACAGTACTAGAATAACACTGACCAGCTCTCTGGGTATCACTTCTAAATGTCTCTTACCTGATGGTGGATCATGTGTAACTGCAGCAGACCGCTTAATAGGCTTACGCAACAAGAGTTGTGCTAGACCTGTACCATTCCTGCAATTTTTACATTTCTTGAATTTATAAAAGACTCAACACGGAATATGCCACTTTCCATCCAATAGCAACTCACCTGGGGCCAAACTGTCAACATTCAGTAGGTAGGGACTTAAAAGGAGGGACATGAAATTAATAATACAAATGGTGATACGAATAAAAACAGCGTCTTTGAAATAAAGTCCTCAATTCTCATAAGCTGGAATGTTCCATAACCTGAGAGAAAGGATGAAAAATAGAAGACTGAAAGAAAATAACATGCAGGATGCTGCTGTGGTCCAGTATGGCGGACATCAAACACTATAGTCCAGCTCTGCATTCAGCGTTGTATACATCTCATAGATTGCATCCACTGTGGCCGTGTAGTTGATGAGGAACTGGCGTACACTAGCCATGCAGTCCTCCTCTCTGACCTCTTGACCTTTTGACAGGGCCTTTATAAAGTCTGACTTATAGGGTGCTGCAAGCAACGCCGCCTGGAGGGGACAAGGAGAAATCCAGTTGTTACATAGTTACAACACCTTGGCTGGGCAGTTCATCTACATTCAAATTCAATCCGTCGTTTTCAGTTATTACATGTAGAAATGAAGTTCAATATGAAATCAATACATTCAGAGGTGCTTGAGAACCAGGGTTAAGTAGAACACCAAGTCACAAGTAAAAGGCTAGGAGGTCAAGACTATGCTACCACATGACTCTAGTCACATGGTCTCACCTTAAATATCTTCTGCACTAGCCAGCCGTGGTATTTCTTTAGGGCCTGGTCGTAGGCTTTGGTGATGTTGACACGGATGAGGTTAGGGTTGTTCTCGTCTTTCTCTCCGTCTGCCAAGCTCTGCAGCAGGACCTGGATGAAACGGAGGCCTCTGCGGGAAAGAGGACAATCAGCTTAACTCATTTGATTTCAGTCACAACATTATTTATGACGTGCAGATCTCTATCTAGAAATAAGAACACAATTTCACAGCCTCTagtcagcccaattctgatcttttgaccaaccacatcagatatttttcagaactgatctgattggtcaaaagaccaattagtgaaagaaaatatcagaattgggctaccACTGTAAACACAGCCTTAAACACATTCAGGTGAGATGATTCTGAGCTCACCTCTTCAGCCACATCAGGGCCAAGGTAGCTCCCACTTTGGGCCACTCTGTGCCGTATGCCTCCTTCTCTGACTCCACCATCTGCTGTAGTGTTGCATACTTGGCAGGGTCCTTGTCATACACACTTCTGATTTTCTGGAAGGAAAATATTACCAACAAAATGTATAGACGTAGGCATTTGTTGCTGTAGGGTTACTCTTATTTTAAGGCACAATTAGAGGGTGTGGAAAACATACTTACTGTTATATTGCCACTGATGTCTGATTTGATAGGAACAAATACTTTTGACCCCAGGCAGTCTGgaaagaagaaagagagggacaaaACATTGGATTGAAATGCAACCAAGCAGTTATGAGTAAATGCAGACACAGCATCTTGGATGTAGCCGGAGGAACATCCTTGGGGGAGGAAAGAATAGAATAGAAATGACCCTTATTCTCCCACAATGCTTATGTGAATTATATGAAAGTTTCTTGTTGGGCAATCAATAGAGAAAAGGGTCCATTCAAGTCTAAAGTCACAAGGAGGCCAATGCAGCAGGCagtgtgggaggagagagagaagagctacAGCAGCTGCATACTAATTCACATGGCCCCTCTTGCCCTTTGGTTTCACCACCTCAATACTTCCTTGGTTTTAAAATCAGATTATTACACTTTATGTTAAGACTATTTCTTAACATTTCCAAGATGTAAAAACAACATCGTGCAAGGTTGTTACCACACAGACACTAGCGCATTTAAATCCCAAAATGAGCCTATGATTGAGCCATCCACAAAGAGTTTATTTGCGgatcattcaaaatgtaataatCGGTTATTATGGTAGGCCTACTATATTCGTTTGGGTGATGGTCATCTTTATGCAACTCTGTCGTTAACAAAGCGATTATAACGGCGCTGTACTCACTCAACGTCATATGTTGTTTATTCAACAAGGTCAATGGCACTGTCTAGCCAACTTTGTCAAACCTGTGTTGGTTTCTTAGACAAAATACACATTTAAGTTGATTGTTTTTAATTTAGTTCAGTCTATTTCTAAATGTTGTTATAGGGGAAGACAATAATGAAAAGTGAAACAAAAAGAAATTGAAGTGACGACATTTTCTAAGGTATCGGTGACGATGAGACAACTTGAGCACCTCTCCAGTTTCATGAAGACCAATGAATGTGATAGGCTACAGGTCGTCTACCGACCGTTCAGGTGTACTTCTGTACTCACCAAAAAAAGGCGGAAGATATGCCACTGACTCCAGAAAGAACTTTGTATCCACTGATTTGTCGACTGGAAGTTCTCCAAATTGGTTATCCATTAAAAGTGACATCGTTTTCTGAAATTATATGTGACTAACTACAGAATGATAACGACTGCTGTCTGTGAATAATAAACCCGGAACTGTCTTCCGTGTTCACTGTCTTCTACGCCTACGGCAAGGCAACTGTATACTCTGGCAATGCACACTGACTTGGCAGGGGGCGCGCCCTGATCATTTCACGTCATCAACAGGTGTTAGAAAGTGAAAGAAAATATGTTTGAGTGAGACACGCCAGTGCCTTTTGGGGGGCATGTGCTGAGTGAAAAAAGGGCACCCCTAAAATGTTTTTACTGCAACCGCGGTCATAGACTCTTGAGCAAGTATTACAAAAAGAGTGGAAAGCAGCACAATCTGATGAGTAAAGTATTTTGCCAAACTATTTTGAAATGGAATAATTGCTGCACGTATTAACAATGACCAAAACAATTCCAGTACAAATTGATTGTAAGAAATACTGTAGACTATCATTACTATATTGAACCCAACTGAACTCCatttgttgccactatcatgCATCCCAGTGGTTTTCAAACTTTTTGAAACCCCGGGCAAGCTCATGCACGTGTGCACACTCGAACATGCATGCAGAACCGCTGCCATAAACAGTGATGCATTTTCAAAACGCTAGATAGGCTACAGAAATAAACTGCATTTTACACCTGCAATTGAAGCTGAATGTCATTAATGTTCGGGtatgaacgttatttataataagggttacatggagaaaatatGACCTCTCTGAGCAGAGTATGACCTCTCTgagcaaaaaaatattttacctCCCTgaaccctttaaaaaaaaacaagtgaccctccccAATACCCCAAATAATAATTGaaacaaagtggatagcagagaacattcTACAGTTCACATATTCACTTCTTGCACTGAGCAAGccttaacatgctgaccagaccggacacgtcgtgtgcgcgagcgtcgcaaaataaatttagaaatccatgttattcaattattgcacccacactgctcgcacgagccaacgagcgtctgcgacgcaaagggctaaaatagaactcattcctatatctgacgcagatcgcgctgcaagtccggcctctcccatctcctcattggtttatagaagcaggtacccacgtgccatctcctcattggttatacccacgtgggtgattgaaagatgaactgttttgccggtagtcgtggtaatacaatgaaagtttagatccgatcaccatataaattaaacgatgaaaaagcctggaaggaggagagatgactagaaacgattcggttggctgttttatgtgtgaattaattgtcggagtagaggtccttgtgcatttcaggtaaaataacaactcaatgtttatatccc
Coding sequences within it:
- the LOC120045010 gene encoding glycolipid transfer protein-like — its product is MSLLMDNQFGELPVDKSVDTKFFLESVAYLPPFFDCLGSKVFVPIKSDISGNITKIRSVYDKDPAKYATLQQMVESEKEAYGTEWPKVGATLALMWLKRGLRFIQVLLQSLADGEKDENNPNLIRVNITKAYDQALKKYHGWLVQKIFKAALLAAPYKSDFIKALSKGQEVREEDCMASVRQFLINYTATVDAIYEMYTTLNAELDYSV